DNA sequence from the Anaerohalosphaeraceae bacterium genome:
TTTGATGATTATCCCGACTCGAAAGTGCTGCCCAATCCTGCCGCCGCCAATCAGGTCTGCGGGGCCCAGCATTTGGTCGAAGCACTGGTCGGTCGGGATGAGGCCGGTCTGGAGCCGCGGACGGGCTGGTATGCCCCGAATGATGCGGCGTACAGTCCCGAGGGGACGAAGATAAACAATGCGGATTACTTTTTTTATGACTCCACATCGGAAGTGAGCCGCAATCGCCGCAAAGGGCCGTATGCGGAACTGAAATATGTGGATGTCTTTACGATTTATGAACTCTGGCAGGGGAATAATGGTTCGTCCCGCATTTATGATTCGCAGGGGGCTGCTTCCCCGGCCCGAAGGGCACCGGTCTTTACGGATACCTTCAAACGCTCGACCGTTTCTCTGTCGAACGGCCAGACCGTTCGGGTTGGGATGCCGATTCTGTATTTTAAGGCCAATCGGTCGGCGACGCAGCCGTTTCGTCTGGATGCAGCGGGACGCAACACGGTTACCAATCCGACCGTGGCGGATATGCAGAAGTGGACGTACAGTTTTGTTGATAATGCGGCGGTGACGGACCTTCCGCTGCTGGACAACCCTTCCGTAGCGGCGGCTCATTATACCGACCCGCAGAATCCTTCCAAAAGCAAGGCCCAGGTCTTTTATGAGCAGATTACTCAGCGTAGCGAGCCGGACCGTCCGTTCTATAAGCCCTTTAATGCAAACAAGTATCTGCTGATTTCCGCCGGCTGGGACGGCCTGTACGGCACCAAGGACGACATTACCAATTTTGACTATTAACGGCGTCAAGCCCCAATTCAGGAGGCGTTTGTATGCGTGCCTGGAACGAAAACAAAAAAACACACATCGGTTTTACGCTGACGGAGATGCTCACGGCTCTGGCGGTGATTGCCGTACTGCTGGCATTGCTGATTCCGGCCCTGAGTATGGTGCAGAAGAAGGCCATGATAGTCAAGCAGCGGGCCCAGTTTCACGCCATTGAGGTCGGATTGGAGGCCTTCCGTTCAGACTGGGGGGATTATCCGCCCAGTGAGTACAACATGGCTAAGTACGGCAACGGAAGCGTCGCCTCGTTTCGGCTGGCGGAGGCATTAATCGGCGGGGATGGTCTCGGATTTCATCCCAATTCGATTTTTTATCAGGATTATCTGTTTGACCAGAACGGGGATGGAACCATCAGTGCGGCGGAAACCGTTTATCATGCAACGACGGATTTGCCCTGGGAAACGGCCGCTCAGAATCGTGCGGCACGCAAAGGACCCTATCTGGAGCTGGAAACGGCCAATGCCGTCAAGCTGCAGGATATCTACGGGGCGAACACCGGTTCGCTGAGCGGGACGATGTTTGTCCTGGCGGATGCGTTCTCGAAAAAGATGCGGGCGACCGGAAAAGAGGTCGGGATGCCGATTCTCTATTACAAGGCCAATGTGAATCAAATCGGAATGGACCCGATTCGGGCCAACTGGGGAAACAATACCTATAATCTGAATGACAGTTATGCGTCCGGCAGCGGGATTATTTCGCTGCCCGTTCCGTTTCCGTCTTCGAAAACAGTTCATGATCTGCATGAAGATGCAGCGAATGACAGCATCAACTGGTTTTACGGAGTGATTGCCAATCCCAACTTTACATCCCCGCCGCGGCCGTATCGGGCGCAATCGTTTCTGCTTCAGAGTGCAGGGCCGGACGGTCTGTACGGGACGGCGGATGATTTGTTTAACTTCTGATAAGTCGGCGGCCTTGTTGGGCTTTGTGAAAGTCGGCTGACAATGAATTCCAAGATTCGACAAAATGGATTGACGCTGACGGAACTGGTCGTCGTGATTGCGGTGGCGGCCATTCTGGTGGGGATCTCGGTACCGGCTGCCAAGAAGGTCATCGAATCGTTTGACCATTCCGCCGGACCGCATTCCCTCATCAATGCCGCGCTGACCAGCGCCCGGGCTCTGGCGGCTGCGCAGAGCACCCCGGCCGGAATTCGATTTCAGCAGGACCGCAAGGGCGATTTCTATATGATTTTTATTATTCACAAGAATGTAACGAACGCGTACGCAACGGAGTTTATTGCCGTTGCCAACCGCAAACCGATTAAGCTGCCTTCTTCGGTCGGCGTGATTGCCGGAACGGTTCAATCGGATGCAGAGCTGAACGACTCGAATTTGATGGATGCTCAGACCTTCTCGATTGTCTTTTCCGAGCAGGGAAAATTGATTCGGTTTCCTGTGCGGGTGCTGAATCGGGACGGGGTTACGGATAACAGCAGCCGCGACCCAATCTTCAATACCCGGGCCAATGTGGACAGCGGGACAGCCGGGATGTTTTATCAGGATGCCGGGCCGGGCGGCCTGAATGAAGAGGACAGCATCGGGTCTTTTTATATATACGACACCAAACGGTTTGCAGAGATTCCGGCCAATCAGCGGTTCACCGCGTATATTCGAAATCTTCCAAAAGAGTTCGTGAACCCCCATACAGGGCAGCTGATTGGGCGGTAAGGGAAATCCATGAGTGATTCCAGAAGACAAAATGGTTTTTCGCTGACGGAGGTGCTGCTGGCGACAGGCATCCTGGCTATCGGGTTTGTGCTGATTGCGACGATTTTTCCGGCGGGGATTAAGCTGACGGCGATGGCGGCGGAAAAGACCCTGGCGCCGGCAATTGCCGAGGAGGCCCGAGCGGCGGTTCGATTGTATGATTTGGATGCAGACAAGCTGCCGAATTCCGGCGAGGTTCAGTCGGTTTTGTTTTCTGCGGAATACCTGTCGGATCCGAGTGTGCAGTCTTTTGTTCAGTTTTACGGGATTCCTCCTCATGACCCGCTGCTTCTGACAAAGATTAATGCTCGTTTGGCGGCGGATTCGCTTTATCCATCCCTGCCGAAGGAGTCTTACGCACAGAATCCGACTCAAAATCAGCGGTACTGCTGGACAATTCTGTGCCGCAAGGATTCTGCCGCCGCAGAAGGCTACCAAATCCGCATTTTTCTGTGCCGCTGGAGAAAGGAGCTTCGGTATTACGGATTTGAGATGAACCGGTCCACCGGTGTTTTCAGTCCGGCGGAATCGGAGCGGCCGGTTCCCGTGCCGGTTCGGGTCCGGGCCGTTCTCGGCAGTTCAGAGGTGTCGATAGAGTCCAATCAGCCGGTTTACCCGCCGGAGACCTGCCGGCAGTTTTTCCTGGAAGGGGCCTGGGTTGTGGAGGACCGCAGCGGCTCCCTCTTTCAGGTTATCAAACGGGACGGTGCGGCTCTGACGCTGAATCGCAAGTGGACAGGTGCGGATGGACAATATGTTCTCTGGGTTGTGCCGCCGGCGGCCGGGGCGAATCGAAATCCTTGTATTGAGGTACTTTAGGAGCCTGTTCAAACCTTGATGAATCCGAGCAAACGACAGCCTGCTTTTACGATTGTTGAACTGTTGGTGGCCATGGCACTGGTGGCGGTACTGCTGGTTGTCTCCGGGGCGGTCTTCCGCTATTCCGTGCAGGCCTATCGAGCGGCTTCGGCTATGGCGGAGATTATGCAGAAGTATCAGGCGATCACCTACCGGTTGAAAACCGACCTAGCGGGTCTGCAGAAAGAGGGGGAAATCTGTGTGGTCTGGGTGCCCGGGACGGATACAACAGGAGACAATATTGTTGATAAATTTGAGCGGCTGGATCGGCTTTACTTTTTTACAACCGGCTCGTTCCAGACTTACAATGTCTGGACCTATCTGGAGGGCGGCACAGCCAGGCAGGGGGTTCTGCACGGCCATATGGCTCGGGTTTGCTATATGCTGGCCGGAGACGGACAGGGAAAACGGGCGGCGGATTTGCCGCCGAACAAGCGGATTTTAGGACGTTCCCAGCATCTCTATACCTCGGCAAATGTTT
Encoded proteins:
- a CDS encoding type II secretion system protein gives rise to the protein MKQKRAGGFTLIELLVVVAIISMLVGLLTVGLRKTKIISTGLRQKSVFHSMEIGLELFSKDFDDYPDSKVLPNPAAANQVCGAQHLVEALVGRDEAGLEPRTGWYAPNDAAYSPEGTKINNADYFFYDSTSEVSRNRRKGPYAELKYVDVFTIYELWQGNNGSSRIYDSQGAASPARRAPVFTDTFKRSTVSLSNGQTVRVGMPILYFKANRSATQPFRLDAAGRNTVTNPTVADMQKWTYSFVDNAAVTDLPLLDNPSVAAAHYTDPQNPSKSKAQVFYEQITQRSEPDRPFYKPFNANKYLLISAGWDGLYGTKDDITNFDY
- a CDS encoding type II secretion system protein, which codes for MRAWNENKKTHIGFTLTEMLTALAVIAVLLALLIPALSMVQKKAMIVKQRAQFHAIEVGLEAFRSDWGDYPPSEYNMAKYGNGSVASFRLAEALIGGDGLGFHPNSIFYQDYLFDQNGDGTISAAETVYHATTDLPWETAAQNRAARKGPYLELETANAVKLQDIYGANTGSLSGTMFVLADAFSKKMRATGKEVGMPILYYKANVNQIGMDPIRANWGNNTYNLNDSYASGSGIISLPVPFPSSKTVHDLHEDAANDSINWFYGVIANPNFTSPPRPYRAQSFLLQSAGPDGLYGTADDLFNF
- a CDS encoding prepilin-type N-terminal cleavage/methylation domain-containing protein — its product is MNSKIRQNGLTLTELVVVIAVAAILVGISVPAAKKVIESFDHSAGPHSLINAALTSARALAAAQSTPAGIRFQQDRKGDFYMIFIIHKNVTNAYATEFIAVANRKPIKLPSSVGVIAGTVQSDAELNDSNLMDAQTFSIVFSEQGKLIRFPVRVLNRDGVTDNSSRDPIFNTRANVDSGTAGMFYQDAGPGGLNEEDSIGSFYIYDTKRFAEIPANQRFTAYIRNLPKEFVNPHTGQLIGR
- a CDS encoding type II secretion system protein: MSDSRRQNGFSLTEVLLATGILAIGFVLIATIFPAGIKLTAMAAEKTLAPAIAEEARAAVRLYDLDADKLPNSGEVQSVLFSAEYLSDPSVQSFVQFYGIPPHDPLLLTKINARLAADSLYPSLPKESYAQNPTQNQRYCWTILCRKDSAAAEGYQIRIFLCRWRKELRYYGFEMNRSTGVFSPAESERPVPVPVRVRAVLGSSEVSIESNQPVYPPETCRQFFLEGAWVVEDRSGSLFQVIKRDGAALTLNRKWTGADGQYVLWVVPPAAGANRNPCIEVL